Proteins co-encoded in one Rhodococcus sp. PAMC28707 genomic window:
- a CDS encoding mycoredoxin, producing MTTSENKAALTVYSTTWCGYCRRLKTQLDEAGIEYKEIDIEKDPASAEFVGSVNGGNHIVPTVLFADGTTATNPSLAAVKSALSL from the coding sequence GTGACTACTTCCGAAAACAAGGCCGCACTCACCGTCTACTCCACTACTTGGTGTGGCTACTGCCGCCGGCTCAAGACTCAACTGGACGAAGCCGGTATCGAGTACAAAGAGATCGACATCGAAAAAGATCCGGCGTCGGCCGAGTTCGTGGGCAGTGTCAACGGAGGCAACCACATCGTCCCCACCGTGCTGTTCGCCGACGGCACGACTGCAACCAATCCCTCACTCGCAGCAGTGAAAAGCGCTTTGTCGTTGTAA